A DNA window from Fragaria vesca subsp. vesca linkage group LG3, FraVesHawaii_1.0, whole genome shotgun sequence contains the following coding sequences:
- the LOC101298291 gene encoding G-type lectin S-receptor-like serine/threonine-protein kinase At2g19130-like, giving the protein MDAKTNTRFLLSLLFLSLCLKSHICFGADTITANQSLSGDQTIVSAGEKFELGFFKPGNTSNYYIGMWYYKTLVSLQTIVWVANREQPVSDRFSSELRISDGNLVLFNESKVPIWSTNVSSGSGSSTHVILLDKGNLVLRAGSDSNSSLPLWQSFDHPAHTWLPEGRIGFNTVTNQTQVLTSWKNSEDPAPGLYTLELDPDGTDAYFILWNKSKQYWTSGPWDPKSNIFSLVPEMRLNYIYNFSFFKNKTESYFTYSVYDPSKTSRFVMDVSGQIKQQTWLIPQGWNLFWSQPRKQCEVYAFCGAFGSCNEKSLPFCTCLDGFEPKLKADWDSGDYSGGCKRQTMLNVANSATNNNGKEDRFLEMPSMSLPENNVSVDVGSTAQCESFCLSNSSCTAYAYDNNRCSIWIGDLLDLQLTDDGNGKTLYLRLAASEFKDPKSKKGLIIGVAVGSAVGVAVLLGLIVVVMLRNRNRVIGKAVEGSLVAFEYRDLQEVTKNFSEKLGGGGFGSVFKGTMPDSSVIAVKKLESVSQGEKQFRTEVSTIGTIQHVNLVRLRGFCSEGAKRLLVYDYMPNGSLDAHLFNCQTDVLEWKTRYQIALGTARGLAYLHEKCRDCIIHCDIKPENILLDTELCPKVADFGLAKLVGREFSRVLTTMRGTRGYLAPEWISGVAVTAKADVYSYGMMLFEIVSGRRNSEPSEDDKVRFFPTYAAGVITSTEEVDVLSLLDPKLGRNGDVEEVIRVLRVACWCVQDDEAHRPSMGQVVQILEGILDVNLPSIPRALQVFGDSQHIVFFTESSSSQSSHAQSNSTSTTSSQVKSTTSSITSKRSEEHQTST; this is encoded by the coding sequence ATGGATGCCAAAACAAACACAAGGTTCTTGCTTTCCTTACTTTTCTTAAGCCTATGCCTCAAGTCCCATATCTGCTTTGGAGCTGACACCATCACAGCAAACCAGTCTCTCTCTGGTGACCAAACCATTGTTTCAGCTGGTGAGAAATTTGAGCTGGGTTTCTTCAAGCCAGGTAATACTTCAAACTACTACATAGGCATGTGGTACTACAAGACACTAGTGTCTTTGCAAACCATAGTCTGGGTGGCCAATAGGGAGCAGCCAGTCTCTGATAGATTTTCTTCAGAGCTGAGAATCTCAGATGGCAATTTGGTACTGTTTAATGAGTCCAAAGTACCAATTTGGTCCACAAATGTCAGTTCAGGTTCAGGTTCTTCTACACATGTGATTCTTTTAGATAAGGGAAACCTTGTGTTAAGAGCTGGGTCTGATTCCAATTCATCTTTGCCTTTATGGCAAAGTTTTGATCATCCAGCTCATACTTGGCTGCCAGAAGGTAGAATTGGGTTCAACACTGTCACAAACCAAACCCAAGTTCTGACTTCATGGAAGAATTCTGAGGACCCTGCACCGGGTCTGTACACTCTTGAGCTTGACCCGGATGGCACAGATGCATATTTCATACTGTGGAATAAGTCTAAGCAGTATTGGACTAGTGGACCTTGGGATCCAAAGAGTAATATTTTCAGTTTGGTTCCTGAGATGAGGCTTAACTATATCTACAACTTCAGCTTTTTTAAAAACAAAACTGAGAGCTACTTCACCTATTCTGTTTATGATCCTAGCAAAACATCTCGATTCGTTATGGATGTATCGGGTCAGATTAAGCAACAGACCTGGTTGATACCTCAGGGGTGGAACTTGTTTTGGTCTCAGCCGAGGAAACAATGTGAGGTTTATGCCTTTTGTGGAGCATTTGGAAGTTGCAATGAAAAATCCTTGCCCTTCTGTACATGTTTGGATGGTTTTGAGCCGAAATTGAAGGCAGATTGGGATTCGGGGGACTATTCTGGTGGCTGCAAAAGACAGACTATGCTGAATGTTGCTAATAGTGCTACTAACAATAATGGGAAGGAAGACCGGTTTTTAGAAATGCCTAGCATGTCTTTGCCTGAAAATAATGTGTCTGTAGATGTTGGGAGTACTGCACAATGTGAATCTTTCTGCTTAAGTAACAGCTCTTGCACTGCTTATGCTTATGACAACAATAGATGTTCAATATGGATTGGAGATCTCTTGGATCTGCAACTGACAGATGATGGTAACGGAAAAACTTTGTACCTCAGACTAGCAGCTTCAGAGTTTAAGGATCCGAAAAGTAAAAAGGGATTGATTATCGGTGTTGCAGTAGGCTCAGCTGTTGGGGTAGCAGTCCTATTAGGCCTCATTGTGGTTGTAATGTTGAGAAACAGAAATAGAGTGATTGGAAAAGCAGTGGAAGGTTCATTGGTGGCATTTGAGTATAGAGATCTTCAAGAAGTAACAAAGAACTTCTCAGAGAAATTGGGGGGAGGAGGTTTTGGTTCTGTCTTCAAGGGCACAATGCCTGACTCATCAGTCATAGCAGTGAAGAAGCTTGAAAGTGTTAGCCAAGGAGAGAAGCAATTCAGAACAGAAGTTAGCACCATTGGGACAATCCAACATGTCAATCTTGTTCGGCTGCGTGGTTTCTGCTCTGAAGGTGCCAAGAGGTTGTTGGTCTATGATTACATGCCTAATGGATCCCTGGATGCTCATCTTTTCAATTGTCAAACAGATGTTTTGGAGTGGAAAACAAGATACCAAATTGCTCTTGGGACAGCAAGAGGGTTGGCTTATCTTCATGAGAAATGTAGAGATTGTATCATACATTGTGACATTAAGCCAGAAAACATTCTCCTAGATACCGAACTTTGTCCCAAAGTCGCAGATTTTGGCCTTGCAAAGCTTGTTGGAAGAGAGTTCAGCCGAGTCCTGACCACAATGAGAGGCACACGAGGCTATCTTGCACCGGAGTGGATTTCAGGAGTGGCAGTCACAGCAAAAGCTGATGTTTACAGCTATGGAATGATGCTTTTCGAAATTGTTTCAGGAAGACGAAACTCTGAGCCATCTGAAGATGACAAAGTTAGATTCTTCCCAACTTACGCTGCTGGTGTGATCACTAGTACAGAGGAAGTTGATGTGCTGAGCCTATTGGACCCGAAGCTAGGGAGAAATGGTGATGTGGAAGAAGTCATAAGGGTTCTTAGAGTTGCTTGCTGGTGTGTCCAAGATGATGAGGCTCATAGACCATCAATGGGTCAAGTGGTGCAGATTCTCGAGGGGATTTTGGATGTGAACTTGCCCTCAATTCCAAGAGCACTCCAAGTCTTTGGAGATAGCCAGCACATAGTTTTCTTCACTGAGTCATCTTCAAGCCAGAGCTCACATGCACAAAGCAATAGCACATCAACAACTTCATCTCAGGTCAAAAGCACCACATCTTCAATTACCTCCAAGAGATCTGAAGAGCATCAAACAAGCACATAA
- the LOC101303312 gene encoding uncharacterized protein LOC101303312 has protein sequence MTSPAVLSQPSSPRFSLSPTPHRKVAIAVDLSDESAYAVRWAADHYLRPGDSVVLLHVRPTTGLYGADWGWVPVDYTLPVAGDKKSEDDFDALTTSKATELAQPLVEAGIEFKIHIVKDRDMKERLCLEVERLGLSAVIMGSRGFGAAAASKRSLKMARLGSVSDYCVQHCVCPVVVVRCPDDGDRKFGGVEAVEEDVLLPVPEEDQEYNDDDEHQGFGSLSLSLIALKYKVDRKIENLIMIHLVWR, from the coding sequence ATGACTTCCCCCGCCGTCCTCAGCCAACCCTCCTCCCCGCGCTTCTCGCTCTCCCCCACTCCCCACCGCAAGGTCGCGATCGCCGTCGACTTAAGCGACGAGAGCGCCTACGCCGTCCGATGGGCCGCCGATCACTACCTCCGGCCCGGCGACTCCGTCGTCCTCCTCCACGTGCGCCCCACGACCGGCCTCTACGGCGCCGACTGGGGCTGGGTCCCCGTCGACTACACCCTCCCCGTCGCCGGCGACAAGAAATCCGAGGACGACTTCGACGCGCTGACGACGTCGAAGGCGACGGAGCTGGCGCAGCCGCTCGTGGAGGCCGGAATCGAGTTCAAGATCCACATAGTGAAGGATCGGGACATGAAGGAGAGGCTGTGCTTGGAGGTGGAGCGGCTAGGGCTCAGCGCCGTCATTATGGGAAGCCGAGGGTTCGGCGCCGCCGCCGCCTCCAAGAGGAGTCTCAAGATGGCGAGGCTCGGTAGCGTATCGGATTACTGCGTGCAGCACTGTGTGTGCCCCGTCGTGGTGGTGAGGTGTCCTGATGACGGGGACCGGAAGTTTGGCGGTGTTGAAGCGGTGGAGGAGGACGTGCTGCTTCCGGTGCCGGAGGAGGATCAGGAGTACAATGACGACGATGAGCATCAAGGTTTTGGCTCTCTTTCTCTATCTCTGATTGCTTTGAAATACAAAGTTGATAGGAAAATCGAAAATTTGATCATGATACATTTGGTCTGGAGATAA
- the LOC101298578 gene encoding uncharacterized protein LOC101298578 — translation MPLMVRFSCFQAHTPSPKPKKIFQPSVEAMNKSLQDSSKKQAFNLKDLSGETSLKPSQAEGTSRNLKHLLSLQPIRKSDDNESNCIDESSLNVTQTGRIIKSRSLGSALNLEGRLSVNSDAEDDTDQGYSDGSNEHNRYEVPDGRRGVSPPEQCQSSEVVNDGSIFSIGDQLHSEKEGQETSDTALSGEFGGNCGVHMPRDQQGLVKSRSLPNITDSTPATMDHSHLNHLAVHSSRSSQDLHVLGVRRKEISVNELGMQDWIMPESDEANRGKNIQGESSVHRWDELPSRDFKIKRIEEWVSGLQHSSPLEETNEASQLNEQEKRDSGDLNSVSAAKTDVKVTPGMEAAKRYISALSATSSAAQLANHGLAVIPFLSAFVNLRVVNLSGNAIVRITAGALPRGLHMLNLSKNNIANIEGLRELTRLRVLDLSYNRILRIGHGLASCSSLKELYLAGNKISEVEGLHRLLKLAVLDLRFNKISTAKCLGQLAANYNSLQAISLEGNPAQKNVGDDHLKKYLQGLLPHMAYYNRQPIKSSTLKDSADRSVRLGSTHQFDRGLRPDHKATRKGTHGASAHRASSSSTHGHANQSVLSLKKSRGRHGHLPPTGTKPTTSHTRHHYDIGNKLMNLKQDLSMRRTRSEGTMAAM, via the exons ATGCCCCTAATGGTTAGGTTTTCGTGTTTCCAAGCTCACACACCTTCCCCAAAGCCTAAG AAAATTTTCCAACCTTCTGTCGAAGCAATGAATAAGTCGCTACAAGATTCTTCTAAAAAACAAGCTTTTAATTTGAAGGATTTGTCTGGAGAAACAAGCTTGAAACCATCACAGGCAGAAGGAACCAGTAGAAATTTAAAGCATCTATTGTCTCTTCAGCCTATTCGGAAATCAGATGACAATGAAAGCAACTGTATTGATGAAAGTAGCTTAAATGTCACTCAGACAGGGCGCATTATAAAGAGTCGGTCACTGGGAAGTGCATTAAACCTGGAGGGGAGGCTTTCTGTTAATAGTGATGCTGAGGATGACACAGATCAAGGATATTCTGATGGTTCTAATGAGCACAACAGATATGAAGTACCAGATGGAAGGAGAGGAGTAAGTCCACCGGAACAGTGTCAGAGTTCTGAAGTTGTTAATGATGGATCAATTTTCTCTATTGGAGACCAATTACATTCAGAAAAGGAAGGCCAAGAAACTTCTGATACTGCATTGTCTGGTGAGTTCGGTGGTAACTGTGGTGTCCACATGCCTCGTGACCAACAAGGGCTTGTCAAATCACGTTCTCTACCAAACATCACTGATTCTACTCCAGCTACCATGGACCATTCACATTTGAATCATTTAGCAGTTCACTCATCAAGATCTTCCCAGGACCTACACGTCCTAGGTGTGAGGCGAAAAGAGATTTCAGTTAATGAGCTTGGGATGCAG GACTGGATAATGCCAGAATCAGATGAGGCAAACAGAGGGAAAAACATCCAAGGGGAATCCTCAGTACACCGTTGGGATGAATTGCCTAGCAGGGATTTCAAGATAAAGCGTATTGAGGAGTGGGTGAGTGGTCTTCAGCACAGCAGTCCGTTGGAAGAAACAAATGAAGCGTCCCAATTGAATGAGCAGGAGAAGAGAGATTCCGGTGACTTAAATAGTGTGAGTGCTGCCAAGACGGATGTTAAGGTCACTCCTGGAATGGAAGCTGCTAAAAGATATATATCTGCTTTAAGTGCAACTTCCAGCGCAGCTCAGTTGGCTAATCATGGATTGGCAGTGATCCCATTTCTTAGTGCATTCGTGAATCTGAGGGTGGTCAATCTGTCAGGAAATGCCATAG TAAGGATAACTGCTGGTGCGCTTCCTCGAGGACTTCATATGTTGAATCTGTCAAAAAACAACATTGCCAATATTGAAGGATTGCGTGAACTCACTAGACTTCGCGTACTGGACCTGAGCTACAACAGGATTTTGCGAATTGGGCATG GCCTGGCTTCGTGTTCCTCTCTGAAGGAGTTGTACTTGGCTGGAAACAAAATCAGTGAGGTGGAGGGTCTACATCGCCTCTTAAAGCTGGCTGTTCTGGATCTGCGATTTAACAAAATCTCGACAGCGAAATGCCTTGGCCAACTTGCAGCTAACTACAACTCCTTGCAAGCCATCAGCTTGGAGGGAAACCCCGCCCAGAAGAATGTCGGAGACGACCACTTGAAGAAATATTTGCAGGGACTTCTTCCCCACATGGCTTACTACAACCGTCAACCAATCAAGTCTAGCACTCTGAAGGATTCTGCAGATAGGTCAGTACGGTTAGGCAGTACCCACCAATTTGATCGTGGCCTTAGACCTGATCACAAGGCGACCAGAAAGGGTACTCATGGCGCATCTGCTCACAGGGCGTCATCTTCATCAACCCACGGTCATGCAAATCAATCTGTACTGTCACTGAAGAAATCCAGGGGAAGGCACGGACACCTCCCTCCAACTGGAACCAAGCCAACAACAAGCCATACTCGACACCACTACGATATTGGCAACAAGCTTATGAACCTCAAACAGGACCTCTCGATGCGCAGGACTCGGAGTGAGGGAACTATGGCAGCAATGTGA